From a region of the Pseudomonadaceae bacterium SI-3 genome:
- a CDS encoding ABC transporter ATP-binding protein: MQLRFEEVDKRFGQLEVIKGFSGEFAQGELVALVGPSGCGKSTLLHLVAGLEKPTAGRVLADDEKIPGPSPRRTLVFQEHALYPWLSLQANVAMALELQGVAKADAFDQAKVWLARVSLDGFEHYYPHQVSGGMRQRTALARAFIAKPEVLLLDEPFGALDALTRMALQDVLRELIDEHQPTVLLVTHDVDEALYLADHVLVFSARPAKVLKTFNFIHCEKSHDLSEFAAERREILRLLGIKTEVGH, from the coding sequence ATGCAACTCAGGTTTGAAGAAGTAGATAAGCGTTTTGGCCAGCTAGAAGTCATCAAGGGCTTCAGCGGCGAGTTCGCCCAGGGTGAGCTGGTCGCCCTCGTTGGGCCTTCTGGTTGTGGGAAATCAACCTTACTGCACCTGGTTGCCGGACTTGAAAAACCAACCGCAGGGCGCGTGCTCGCCGATGACGAGAAGATTCCTGGCCCAAGCCCTCGGCGTACGCTGGTTTTCCAAGAGCATGCGCTGTATCCCTGGCTTTCGTTACAGGCCAATGTGGCCATGGCGCTTGAGCTTCAAGGAGTCGCCAAGGCTGATGCATTCGATCAAGCAAAGGTCTGGCTCGCTCGGGTCAGCCTAGATGGCTTCGAACATTACTACCCGCATCAGGTGTCCGGCGGCATGCGTCAGCGCACGGCACTGGCTCGCGCGTTTATTGCCAAGCCGGAAGTGTTGCTACTCGATGAGCCTTTCGGTGCGCTTGATGCGCTTACACGCATGGCTTTGCAGGACGTTCTGCGAGAGCTGATCGACGAGCATCAGCCTACTGTATTGCTGGTCACCCATGACGTTGATGAAGCGTTGTATCTGGCGGATCACGTGCTGGTGTTCAGCGCCCGCCCAGCCAAAGTGCTGAAAACATTCAACTTCATCCATTGCGAGAAGAGCCACGATCTTTCCGAGTTCGCCGCTGAGCGGCGCGAGATCCTTCGGTTGTTAGGCATTAAGACGGAGGTAGGACACTGA
- a CDS encoding cytochrome c oxidase assembly protein translates to MLGLLAFCSSSLAVDREAMLEEANLLILPRERQLPDVELIDEQGQTVTTEGLSDHWYLLFFGFTACPDVCPTTLSDMRRLLGQLPPDVREQVQVILISADPARDTPEALRTYLGYYRANFKGLTGEIPELQKMSKALGLPFVAATSMEGDYNVSHSSNLAIVGPNGTLRGHIRAPLKLDGLLQFLPQLIEAK, encoded by the coding sequence ATGCTCGGCCTGCTGGCGTTCTGCTCATCTTCGCTTGCGGTCGACCGCGAAGCCATGCTGGAAGAGGCTAACCTGCTGATCCTTCCGCGCGAGCGGCAATTGCCTGATGTCGAACTCATAGACGAGCAGGGACAGACTGTTACAACCGAAGGGCTAAGCGACCACTGGTATCTGTTGTTTTTCGGTTTCACGGCCTGCCCAGACGTCTGCCCTACAACCTTGAGCGACATGCGCCGCCTACTCGGCCAGCTACCGCCTGACGTACGTGAACAGGTGCAGGTGATCCTTATCAGCGCCGATCCTGCGCGCGATACGCCCGAAGCACTGCGTACCTACCTTGGTTACTACCGGGCGAATTTCAAAGGACTGACAGGCGAAATCCCAGAGCTGCAGAAAATGTCTAAAGCACTAGGGCTTCCTTTCGTTGCAGCAACGAGCATGGAAGGCGACTACAACGTGAGCCATAGTAGCAACCTGGCCATTGTCGGCCCGAATGGGACCCTGAGGGGGCATATCCGAGCGCCTTTGAAACTGGACGGGCTGCTTCAGTTCTTGCCACAGCTAATCGAGGCCAAGTGA
- a CDS encoding recombination protein RecR translates to MSFSPLIRQLIDALRILPGVGQKTAQRMALQMLERDRSGGLRLAQALARAMEEVGYCRQCRTLSEEELCPQCADPRRDDALLCIVQSPVDVFAVEQTGFRGRYFVLKGHLSPLDGLGPEAIGIPDLLGRVAEGNFSEAILATNPTVEGEATAHYIAQLLIPKGLTLSRIAHGVPLGGELDLVDGGTLAHALAGRKTITL, encoded by the coding sequence ATGTCTTTCAGCCCGCTTATTCGCCAACTCATTGACGCATTGCGCATTCTCCCTGGCGTAGGGCAAAAAACGGCTCAGCGCATGGCATTGCAGATGCTTGAGCGCGACCGCAGCGGCGGGCTGAGGTTGGCTCAGGCGCTTGCACGTGCGATGGAGGAGGTGGGCTACTGCCGCCAGTGCCGCACATTGAGTGAGGAAGAGCTCTGCCCGCAGTGCGCTGATCCGCGACGGGACGATGCCTTGCTGTGCATCGTGCAAAGTCCTGTCGATGTGTTCGCAGTGGAGCAGACCGGCTTTCGTGGCCGCTACTTCGTACTTAAGGGGCATCTTTCCCCGCTCGATGGTCTAGGCCCAGAGGCAATAGGCATCCCCGATCTGCTCGGACGAGTGGCTGAGGGCAATTTCAGCGAGGCGATATTAGCCACCAACCCCACCGTTGAAGGCGAGGCTACTGCGCATTACATTGCTCAGCTTTTGATACCAAAAGGCTTGACCCTCAGCCGCATCGCGCACGGTGTGCCGCTTGGCGGTGAGCTTGATCTCGTCGATGGGGGCACGCTTGCACATGCGCTGGCCGGCCGGAAGACGATCACCCTCTGA
- a CDS encoding nucleoid-associated protein, YbaB/EbfC family encodes MMKGGMAGLMKQAQQMQEKMQKMQEELANAEVTGQSGAGLVSVVMNGRHDVKRVSLDDSLMQEDKEILEDLIAAAVNDAVRKIEQNSKEKMSGMTDGMQLPPGFKMPF; translated from the coding sequence ATGATGAAAGGTGGCATGGCCGGCCTGATGAAGCAGGCGCAGCAGATGCAAGAAAAGATGCAGAAAATGCAGGAAGAGTTGGCCAACGCCGAGGTGACCGGCCAGTCCGGCGCCGGCCTGGTGAGCGTTGTGATGAACGGTCGACACGACGTCAAACGCGTCAGCCTGGACGACAGCCTCATGCAGGAGGACAAGGAAATTCTAGAAGACCTGATCGCCGCGGCAGTGAACGATGCCGTGCGCAAGATCGAGCAGAACAGCAAAGAAAAGATGTCCGGCATGACCGACGGTATGCAGTTGCCGCCCGGCTTCAAGATGCCCTTCTGA
- a CDS encoding ABC transporter substrate-binding protein, with protein sequence MKAKHWLVPALLLLSAFAQAQEKFKVGYIRVMDDAQAMVAYEGGFYKKHGLDVELVEFSSGTDLIKAIIGGQLDTGVLGFTNAVAWASKGADLKVVGGAQQGYHSIVAREGTGIETIADLKGKILASQKEGSTADAVLRGVTLKAAGLAPSDVNIMGTSPAVAVQSLVSGRTDAAFLFEPYDRIAQLVAPVKQIYEIGEVWPFPCMVVITAGETLEKRKEAVWQSLDAQRDAIELLENQPAEAAKLIADYFIAEPTLKTLNRGELPREVVIEEAIATQTFGAKLGTDDLARIQELADILQELGSLKTRDGKPFDTSAILDLSWQEAREL encoded by the coding sequence ATGAAGGCAAAACACTGGTTGGTTCCCGCACTGCTGTTGCTGAGCGCTTTTGCGCAGGCCCAGGAAAAATTCAAAGTCGGATATATCCGGGTGATGGATGATGCCCAGGCGATGGTTGCCTATGAGGGCGGCTTCTACAAAAAGCACGGCCTGGATGTCGAGCTGGTTGAGTTCAGTTCCGGTACCGATCTGATTAAGGCGATCATCGGCGGGCAGTTGGACACCGGTGTTCTTGGGTTCACCAACGCGGTGGCGTGGGCGTCGAAGGGCGCAGATCTGAAGGTGGTCGGCGGCGCCCAGCAGGGCTATCACTCTATTGTGGCCCGCGAAGGAACTGGCATCGAGACGATCGCTGACCTAAAAGGGAAGATTCTGGCGTCGCAGAAAGAAGGCAGTACTGCCGATGCGGTATTGCGCGGCGTCACCTTGAAGGCGGCGGGGTTGGCACCCAGCGATGTGAACATTATGGGTACCAGCCCGGCCGTTGCGGTCCAGTCCCTCGTCTCAGGTCGTACCGATGCGGCATTTCTCTTCGAGCCCTATGATCGGATCGCCCAGCTAGTGGCACCCGTCAAACAGATCTACGAGATCGGCGAGGTTTGGCCATTTCCCTGCATGGTGGTGATTACCGCTGGGGAAACCCTGGAAAAGCGCAAGGAGGCGGTCTGGCAGTCGTTGGACGCCCAGCGTGACGCGATTGAATTGTTAGAGAATCAGCCGGCAGAAGCGGCCAAATTGATTGCTGATTATTTTATCGCCGAGCCGACGTTGAAGACGCTCAATCGCGGTGAGCTGCCCCGTGAGGTCGTGATCGAAGAGGCCATCGCAACCCAGACCTTCGGCGCCAAGCTTGGCACTGATGATTTGGCGCGTATTCAGGAACTGGCCGATATTCTTCAGGAGCTCGGCTCGCTCAAGACTCGCGATGGCAAGCCATTCGATACCAGCGCCATTCTCGACTTGTCCTGGCAAGAAGCACGCGAGCTGTAA
- the nadE gene encoding NAD(+) synthase (catalyzes the formation of nicotinamide adenine dinucleotide (NAD) from nicotinic acid adenine dinucleotide (NAAD) using either ammonia or glutamine as the amide donor and ATP; ammonia-utilizing enzymes include the ones from Bacillus and Escherichia coli while glutamine-utilizing enzymes include the Mycobacterial one; forms homodimers), whose product MHRRQQEIAAALNVCAPFDGAAAIQAEIDRRVAFIQQCLRESGLKTLVLGISGGVDSTTAGLLAQRAVEGMREAGEGDYRFIAVRLPYQVQHDEDEAQLAVDSIKPDECHTVNIGAAVQGLTRATEALDDLTPEKRDFVIGNTKARMRMVAQYTIANARQGLVIGTDHAAEAVMGFFTKFGDGACDLTPLAGLVKHQVRELAAALGAPEQLVKKVPTADLEELSPGKPDEDAHGVSYQNIDAFLQGRAVPDEAARIIIDTYDKSAHKRQLPKEP is encoded by the coding sequence ATGCATCGTCGTCAGCAAGAAATCGCTGCTGCGCTTAACGTTTGCGCCCCTTTCGATGGGGCAGCAGCAATACAGGCCGAGATTGATCGGCGAGTTGCCTTCATCCAGCAATGTCTGCGCGAGTCCGGTCTCAAAACCTTGGTGCTGGGAATCAGTGGGGGTGTCGACTCGACCACCGCCGGGTTGCTCGCGCAGCGTGCAGTCGAAGGAATGCGTGAAGCGGGCGAGGGTGACTACCGATTCATTGCTGTCCGGCTGCCTTATCAAGTTCAGCATGACGAAGACGAAGCGCAGCTTGCTGTCGATTCGATCAAGCCGGATGAGTGCCATACGGTCAACATCGGAGCCGCCGTGCAAGGCTTGACGCGAGCTACCGAGGCGCTTGATGACTTGACTCCGGAAAAGCGCGACTTCGTGATTGGCAATACCAAGGCGCGGATGCGCATGGTGGCTCAGTACACCATTGCCAACGCGCGACAAGGACTGGTTATCGGGACCGATCATGCGGCAGAAGCAGTGATGGGATTCTTCACCAAGTTTGGCGATGGGGCTTGCGACCTGACGCCGCTGGCCGGTTTGGTCAAGCATCAGGTCCGTGAGCTGGCGGCTGCATTGGGTGCACCTGAACAGCTGGTAAAAAAAGTCCCTACTGCCGATCTCGAAGAGCTTTCACCCGGTAAGCCGGACGAAGATGCTCATGGGGTGAGCTATCAAAATATCGATGCCTTTCTGCAAGGCCGAGCGGTACCTGACGAGGCGGCTCGCATCATCATCGATACCTACGATAAGTCGGCGCACAAGCGCCAGCTACCGAAAGAGCCCTGA
- a CDS encoding amino acid ABC transporter substrate-binding protein, protein MLMLVVPVGTQAGVIEAAPVDAYRPLKAAEAESVREGFEAAWLARLGEALGREVALIDASAKGYLRFGKLDSGAAYYSSEVTALAANEAGPTDWPDLAGEPFCVTEESPHTDLVVSRFGGVARTYPSAAQALIGLKLGECQAVVGDRVLLQQIAELPEWRRFDRLLPKLENKPLTLRIEAADTALQQRIEQFTASKQGEGALAEVTQHWIDEIAFQAYVLADTLDCH, encoded by the coding sequence ATGCTCATGCTGGTGGTGCCGGTTGGCACCCAGGCTGGAGTCATCGAAGCTGCCCCGGTTGATGCTTACCGCCCGCTCAAGGCGGCGGAGGCCGAGTCGGTCAGGGAAGGGTTCGAGGCCGCTTGGCTTGCGCGTTTGGGCGAAGCCTTGGGCCGCGAGGTTGCCCTGATCGATGCCTCCGCAAAAGGCTACCTTCGCTTCGGTAAGCTGGATTCTGGTGCGGCTTACTATTCCAGTGAAGTCACGGCGCTGGCGGCAAACGAAGCAGGGCCTACCGATTGGCCTGATCTTGCCGGCGAGCCTTTTTGCGTGACAGAAGAAAGCCCCCACACAGACCTGGTGGTGTCCCGCTTTGGCGGTGTCGCACGAACCTACCCCAGCGCGGCCCAAGCGCTAATCGGACTGAAACTCGGAGAATGTCAGGCGGTAGTGGGAGACAGGGTGTTGCTCCAGCAGATTGCGGAACTACCCGAATGGCGTCGCTTTGATCGATTGCTGCCAAAGCTAGAGAACAAACCTCTGACATTGCGAATCGAGGCAGCCGATACAGCGCTGCAGCAGCGAATCGAACAGTTCACCGCCAGCAAGCAAGGGGAGGGGGCGTTAGCCGAGGTTACGCAACACTGGATCGACGAGATTGCCTTTCAAGCCTACGTGCTAGCCGACACGCTTGATTGCCACTGA
- the ccoS gene encoding cbb3-type cytochrome oxidase assembly protein CcoS, whose amino-acid sequence MAALYILIPVAVVLVALAIWVFFWAVDSGQYDDLDGPAHSILFDEEDPKHRAGIEQADKGRDEGNPDHE is encoded by the coding sequence TTGGCCGCACTTTACATTTTGATTCCCGTCGCCGTGGTACTGGTCGCATTGGCTATTTGGGTCTTTTTCTGGGCCGTCGACAGCGGCCAGTACGATGACCTGGACGGCCCGGCCCATAGCATCCTTTTCGACGAGGAGGACCCCAAGCACCGGGCAGGCATTGAGCAGGCAGACAAGGGTCGCGATGAAGGGAATCCTGATCATGAATGA
- a CDS encoding fumarate/nitrate reduction transcriptional regulator Fnr (Global transcription factor that controls the expression of over 100 target genes in response to anoxia), protein MSEPIKVRKQPQANCKDCSLSGLCLPLSLNMQDMESLDEIVKRGRPLKKGETLFRQGDAFSSVFAIRAGALRTFSVTDAGEEQITGFHLPSELVGLSGMDTETYPVSAQALETTSVCEIPFERLDELSVLLPQLRRQLMRIMSREIRDDQQMMMLLSKKTADERIATFLINLSARFSARGFSANQFRLPMSRNEIGNYLGLAVETVSRVFTRCQASGLLEAEGKEVRILDSIRLCALAGGNMDA, encoded by the coding sequence ATGTCCGAGCCCATCAAGGTCCGCAAGCAGCCGCAGGCTAATTGCAAGGATTGCAGCCTCTCTGGCCTCTGCCTGCCGCTTTCGTTGAATATGCAGGACATGGAATCGCTGGACGAAATCGTCAAGCGCGGACGTCCCCTGAAGAAAGGCGAAACACTGTTTCGTCAGGGTGACGCGTTCAGTTCCGTGTTCGCCATCCGCGCCGGTGCCCTACGCACCTTCAGTGTCACGGATGCCGGCGAGGAGCAGATCACCGGTTTCCACCTGCCGAGCGAGCTGGTTGGTCTGTCCGGCATGGACACCGAAACTTACCCGGTATCCGCACAAGCCCTTGAAACCACTTCGGTGTGCGAAATCCCCTTCGAACGCCTCGATGAGCTTAGCGTGCTGTTACCGCAGCTGCGCCGCCAGCTAATGCGCATCATGAGCCGCGAGATTCGCGATGATCAGCAGATGATGATGCTGCTGTCGAAGAAGACAGCTGACGAACGCATCGCGACCTTTCTGATCAATCTGTCGGCCCGGTTCAGCGCGCGCGGATTTTCCGCCAATCAGTTCCGCCTGCCCATGTCACGCAACGAAATAGGCAACTACCTCGGTCTCGCGGTAGAGACGGTTTCGCGCGTATTTACCCGCTGCCAGGCGAGTGGCCTGTTGGAAGCGGAAGGCAAGGAAGTCCGAATTCTTGATTCGATCCGGTTGTGCGCCCTGGCGGGCGGAAACATGGACGCCTAA
- the hemN gene encoding oxygen-independent coproporphyrinogen III oxidase: MLDAIRWDADLIHRYDQDGPRYTAYPTPLQFNCKLGSFDLLHALRSSRQAARPLSLYVHLPFCADICYHCQRNKVIAKDRGRALPYLTRLEKEIELIGCHLSPEQVVEQLHFGGGTPTFLGHAELRRLMSHLRKHFNLQNDDHGDFSIDIDPRAADWPTMGLLRELGFNRINIGLQDLDPDVQRAINRMQTLKQTQTVIEAARTLQFRSIQIDLIYGLPLQTPERFAHTMAAVIALQPERVSVASYVHLPERYMAQRKINPAELPTQPNKLTMLQHSVEQLTRAGYRYIGMDLFALPDDELAMAQEDGALQRSFHGYTTHGHCDLVGLGVSAISQVGDLYCQNNSDITLYQQSLGQGQLATTRGLRCNEDDQIRRYTIQALFCDFELRFDEIESIFGVSFKSYFAQTWPALEQMAADGLIQLNAEAMTILPAGRLLAHAVCMQFDHCLPPRPASRFSHAM; encoded by the coding sequence ATGCTCGACGCCATTCGCTGGGATGCCGACCTGATTCATCGTTACGATCAGGACGGGCCGCGCTATACCGCTTATCCGACACCCCTTCAGTTCAACTGCAAACTGGGCTCATTCGACCTATTGCATGCACTGCGCAGCAGCCGCCAGGCGGCCAGGCCGCTGTCACTGTACGTCCACCTGCCATTCTGTGCGGACATCTGCTATCACTGCCAGCGCAACAAGGTCATCGCCAAAGATCGTGGGCGGGCATTGCCGTACCTTACGCGGCTGGAAAAAGAAATCGAGCTGATCGGTTGCCACCTCAGCCCGGAACAGGTTGTGGAGCAACTGCATTTCGGCGGTGGCACGCCGACCTTTCTCGGCCATGCCGAGCTGCGCAGATTGATGAGTCATTTGCGTAAGCACTTCAATCTGCAAAACGACGATCATGGCGATTTCAGCATCGATATCGATCCACGCGCAGCGGACTGGCCAACGATGGGGCTATTGCGGGAGCTTGGATTCAATCGCATCAATATCGGCCTGCAGGATCTTGACCCTGATGTGCAACGAGCCATCAACCGCATGCAGACGTTGAAACAGACACAGACGGTTATCGAGGCTGCCCGAACCCTGCAGTTCCGTTCAATACAGATCGATTTAATCTACGGTTTACCACTGCAAACGCCCGAGCGGTTTGCTCACACGATGGCCGCCGTGATTGCCCTGCAGCCGGAGCGTGTGTCAGTTGCCAGCTATGTGCATCTACCCGAACGGTACATGGCGCAGAGAAAGATCAACCCCGCAGAGCTACCAACCCAGCCGAACAAGCTGACGATGCTGCAACACAGCGTGGAGCAGCTGACTCGCGCCGGCTATCGCTATATCGGTATGGATCTTTTCGCCCTGCCTGACGATGAGCTGGCAATGGCCCAGGAGGATGGGGCACTTCAACGCAGCTTCCATGGCTATACAACTCATGGGCATTGCGATCTGGTTGGCCTGGGCGTTTCAGCGATCAGCCAGGTCGGCGATTTGTACTGCCAGAACAACAGCGACATTACTCTCTACCAGCAGTCGCTGGGACAAGGTCAGCTCGCCACTACCCGTGGCCTGCGATGCAATGAGGACGATCAGATCCGGCGCTACACGATCCAGGCGTTATTCTGTGATTTCGAGCTGCGTTTCGACGAGATTGAAAGCATCTTCGGCGTCAGCTTCAAGAGCTATTTCGCGCAAACCTGGCCAGCCTTGGAGCAGATGGCTGCCGACGGGCTGATCCAACTGAATGCGGAGGCGATGACCATTCTGCCGGCCGGACGGCTGCTTGCGCATGCAGTGTGCATGCAGTTCGACCACTGCTTGCCGCCCCGCCCTGCCTCGCGGTTTTCCCACGCTATGTGA
- a CDS encoding adenine phosphoribosyltransferase: MIFDEFAIKTLIRPVPDFPKPGVVFRDITPLLQSPKALRMVADSLIQRYVESDFSHVGALDARGFIIGSIIAYELNRPLILFRKKGKLPADVLAASYRTEYGDAYLEVHADSLCEGDSVLLLDDLIATGGTLVAAAQLVRRMGAQIHEAAAIIDLPELGGSRKLQDMGIPTFTLTAFELNER; encoded by the coding sequence ATGATCTTTGATGAATTCGCCATCAAAACCCTGATTAGACCGGTCCCGGACTTCCCCAAGCCTGGCGTAGTGTTCCGTGACATCACGCCGCTGTTGCAGTCGCCGAAAGCGCTACGCATGGTGGCGGACAGCCTGATCCAGCGCTACGTCGAAAGTGATTTTAGCCATGTCGGTGCGCTGGATGCCCGCGGCTTTATCATCGGCTCGATCATTGCCTACGAGCTGAACCGGCCATTAATTCTGTTCCGCAAAAAGGGCAAGCTCCCTGCCGACGTACTGGCGGCGTCCTATCGCACCGAGTATGGCGACGCCTACCTTGAAGTGCACGCCGACAGCCTCTGCGAAGGGGATTCGGTTTTGCTGTTGGATGACCTGATCGCCACGGGCGGCACACTGGTCGCCGCTGCTCAGCTGGTCCGCCGCATGGGCGCTCAGATCCACGAAGCCGCAGCGATCATCGACCTGCCGGAGCTCGGGGGTTCTCGCAAGTTGCAGGACATGGGCATTCCCACGTTCACCCTGACTGCATTCGAGCTGAACGAGCGCTAG
- a CDS encoding cytochrome biogenesis protein produces MNDLLPLLISALVLGLLGGGHCLGMCGGLMGALTMAIPAEQRGKRLRLLVAYNLGRVLSYAFAGLLIGLAGWAVAKSPAAMALRILAALLLISMGLYLAGWWAGLTRVEAIGRGLWRHIQPFASRLMPVKSVPRALLLGALWGWLPCGLVYSTLLWAASQGDALDSALLMLAFGIGTWPVLLATGLAAERLTAVLRKRGVRMLGGVTVILFGLWTLPGPHQQWLMGHGHVGDASLQQAPSHVHQ; encoded by the coding sequence ATGAATGACTTGTTGCCACTGCTGATATCGGCTCTGGTACTCGGCCTGCTCGGTGGAGGCCACTGTTTAGGTATGTGTGGTGGTTTGATGGGTGCTCTGACCATGGCTATCCCTGCTGAGCAGCGCGGCAAACGACTGCGCCTGCTCGTGGCTTATAACCTGGGGAGAGTACTGAGCTACGCTTTTGCCGGTCTGCTGATCGGACTGGCTGGTTGGGCCGTTGCCAAAAGCCCTGCTGCGATGGCATTGCGGATTCTAGCTGCACTACTGCTGATCAGTATGGGCTTGTATCTAGCCGGCTGGTGGGCGGGCCTGACCCGTGTCGAAGCGATTGGACGAGGCCTTTGGCGCCATATCCAACCATTTGCCAGTCGGCTGATGCCGGTTAAGAGTGTTCCACGAGCGTTGCTGCTCGGCGCTCTATGGGGTTGGCTGCCGTGCGGACTTGTCTACAGCACCTTGCTATGGGCGGCGAGCCAGGGCGATGCGCTCGACAGCGCCCTATTGATGCTGGCATTCGGCATCGGTACCTGGCCAGTGCTTCTGGCAACCGGCCTGGCTGCCGAGCGACTTACCGCAGTGCTTCGTAAACGCGGCGTGCGAATGCTCGGCGGTGTCACCGTGATTCTTTTTGGCCTTTGGACGCTTCCAGGCCCTCATCAGCAATGGCTGATGGGCCATGGCCATGTTGGTGATGCGTCCCTGCAGCAAGCGCCCTCGCACGTTCATCAATGA
- a CDS encoding ABC transporter permease, with protein MSQGRRLTGPKKYLAVVLAILFILLIWQIAAWSLPAFLMPGIPVVFERLLTTVYEPDFREGLYGSMSRLGSGYSFAMLFGIGFGLLGGVLFFFREILRSAIVILQSIPSIAWVPLFLIVMGFGNLPIIVVVALAAFFPMALSVMNATESVQPVQVAAARVMGASRWQLVRRVYLPAVMPELITGAQLAFGNAWRALISAEMLIGFGQGLGRSLAYSGEIADMAGVMMNILVIAILATLIDQVVLEKFKQRMLRYQYV; from the coding sequence ATGAGTCAGGGACGTCGTCTGACCGGTCCGAAGAAGTACCTCGCCGTGGTGTTGGCGATTCTGTTCATTCTGCTGATCTGGCAAATCGCTGCATGGAGCCTTCCTGCGTTCTTGATGCCCGGCATTCCCGTTGTGTTCGAAAGGCTGCTGACCACGGTTTACGAGCCAGATTTTCGCGAAGGGCTTTACGGCAGCATGAGTCGGTTGGGGAGTGGTTATAGCTTCGCAATGCTGTTTGGTATCGGCTTTGGGTTGCTGGGGGGCGTACTGTTCTTCTTTCGCGAGATCCTGCGTTCGGCCATCGTCATATTGCAGTCAATACCATCGATCGCCTGGGTACCGCTGTTCTTGATCGTGATGGGCTTCGGCAACCTGCCGATCATCGTCGTGGTCGCACTTGCGGCGTTCTTCCCGATGGCGTTGTCCGTCATGAATGCCACCGAAAGCGTGCAGCCGGTCCAGGTTGCCGCGGCTCGGGTAATGGGCGCATCGCGTTGGCAACTGGTGCGACGTGTTTATCTACCGGCCGTGATGCCCGAGCTGATCACCGGCGCGCAGCTGGCTTTCGGCAATGCCTGGCGGGCACTGATCTCGGCGGAAATGCTGATCGGCTTCGGCCAGGGGCTGGGACGCTCGCTTGCGTACTCCGGGGAAATTGCCGACATGGCCGGGGTGATGATGAATATTCTGGTCATCGCTATTCTCGCGACCTTGATCGATCAGGTTGTCCTGGAGAAATTCAAGCAACGGATGCTGCGCTACCAGTACGTCTGA